CCACTCCCCTGCTGGCCCTCTGGTTCCCGGTCCCTGCCGGCGACACGGTGCCAACCCATGCGCCCTGTCCGCATCCCGCTGTTTACAGGTTTCTGGCCACTTTCCCGCGCGTGCCTCCCACGAGCAGGACTTCCAATACCCCCACCCCGTGACTCCCGCGGAGCTTCGGGCAAAGGTCAGCAGCTTGCGCCACGCCGCGACCCCGGCGCCGGCTCCTCACCCCCAAGCCGGGCGGGTGGGGGCCGGGTTGGCGTCAGGGAAGCCACGCCAAGCCCTGCGGCGCCCGTCCAACCGGTCCAGCGCGGCCCTCGGGCCTCGAGCCTCGGTCGCCCCTCACACGCCCCCCCATCATGACGGTCCCAGAGGCCCGAGGATCTGCACCCCAAACGCCACTCGCGGAGGGAGTGCGGGTGCAGCACTGCTCCCGAAGCGGGAGGTGCGCGCCGCGCGGGCCCCTGGCTCGTGCGGCCTCCGCGTGGCGGAAAACCCCGGGCGCCCAGGCCCACCCTTCTCCTGCGTTCCTGCCCCGGCCCGCGGCGGTTTCGGGGAAGGGGGGCCCTGCGCGGCGGGACAGTTACTCAGCCCCAGCGAAACCAGCGAGTCGGCACCTGCCGGCCCGGGCAGGCGGCGGCCCCGTtacgccccgccccgccccggccgctCTCGGCCGCCCCCGCGCGCCGCCCCGCCCTGCGTCCGCCCGTGCGCCCGGAAGCggccgccaggcccaggagcgAGACGCAGCCGGCGGCCCGTTACCGCGGCTGCCCGTGTTCGCGGCAGGGCCTCTGCCCTAGCAGCCCGCTCCGGCCTCACGCACCTCCCAGCTCCCCTGCTCGTGAGCCTAAGGGTGTCATCTTGGGGTGCCTGGGCCGCTGGAGCCGCTCTCGCGGGCTGCGGTGGCCGCGAGGCCCGCGCGCCCTCTGGCGGCCTGCGCCCTGGACGCTCGCTCTCTGGTCCCTTCACCGGtggaggggtgtgtggggggacgACATGCGGCCCCTGAGTCGGGACGCCTGGGCCCAGCGCCTGGCGGCCTTCCGGGCCAGCCCCTCTGCCTATATGGCAGGTCCTCAGGGCGAGGATTTGGGACGCGACCTGCTGAACGACCTGAGGAATGACAAGCTGAGCGAGCAGACCAAGGTAGGCTTCCAGTGCGTCCCTGCCCCCCAGGCCTAGGCCTCATGCTTCCCCGTGTTTCCGTGTTTCTCATTTCTCCTCTGCGCTTCCCCCCTCAGCTGTCCTTGCTGTCCCTCAGCTTGGAGtactcagcccagctgtggcccgACGCCCAGACGGCCGAGGCGGCCGCCACCTCCCTGTTGGACACGCTGATGCTCCTTCCGCCTCGGCCCTTGGCCCTGCGGAGGCCTCTGCTCCTGGCGGCCACTACAGCCCTGGCGGCAGGAGGTGCGCTGGGCCCGGCCTCAGGGGCCTCACTCCGGCTGCTGCCCCTGTTGCTCAGCCTGGCCTCCGGCTGCGACCTGGGCGGAAGCTTCTGCCCGGCCTTGGAACAGCGTTCCTTGCAGGCCACGGCGTGCGAGTGCCTGCGTGAGCTGGAGAGCTGCCGGCCAGGGCTGCTGCGGGACTCGCTGGGGCTGCTGCGGGGCCTGCTGGGCCGAGAGGGCCCCATCCAGCCgctcagcctgctgctggccCTTGCTCTGCGCCATGTCCTGGCGCTGCCGCCGCAAGCTGGAACTTGGGCCGGCCTGCAGGGCCTGCTCACCGCTCCGGCAGCGGCTGCTGCTGCGGGTAGCTGTCCCTGGAACTGGACGCCAGTTGAAAACAGTGACTTCGCCCTGCAGCGCCATGTGCCCAATTGGCCCCCAGTGGCCGCGGAGGGTGCGCAGGGCCTGGAGCTCAGGCCTGAGGAGTCCCGGGAGCTGAGGGCTGCTGTGGCACAACTCCTGGACACGTCCTACCTGCTCTCTCctgtggcccaggcccagctgctgtggctgctgggctgggcccTGCGAGGCCTGCGGGGACAGCTGCCGGCGCTCTTCAAGCCTCAGCTGGCGCGGCTCCTGGGCGCAGCGCCACCCGTTCTGCTGCATGCAGTCCTGGCGCTCAAGGCGGCCTTTGGTGAGGCCCTGTTCACGGCCCAGGATGAGGCCCTGCTGCTCCGCCGCCTCACCCTGGCCgcccagcacccagccctgcccttgcCCACCCACctcttctacctgcagtgcctCCTGAACTTTCCTGAAAATTGGCCGCTGGGTCCCGAGGGTGAGGAGGCGGCCCCGCTACTGCTGGGACCCCGGCTGTGCCGCGGTCTGCTCCCCAGCCCACTGCATGAACCCATGGCCCTCCTGGCCcgcctgcacctgctgtgtttgCTGTGTGCAGAAGACCAGgacgaggaggaagaggggggccAGGCACAGAGCCTTCGATGCTACCTGCAAGAGCTGCTGGCTGGCCTGCAGCGGAGGGCAGCCCTGGAGGGTGGCCCCAGGGCCACAGCCACACTCTGCTTCCAGGCGTCATAtgtggctgcctgctgcctggctggGCAGCCCGCCATACTGACGCCCTTGGTCCATGGTCTGGCCCAGCTGTATCGAGCCCGGCCTGTGCTTGCACCCCACTTTGTGGACCTCCTGGACCAGGTGGGCCGGGAGCTGGGGGAGCCCCTGAAGGTGGCGCTGCAGCAGGAAGTGGTATCGGCACCCGGCAGAGATGCAGCGCTCGGCTGGCACCTGCAGATGTTGGCAAAAGTGGTGGATAGGGACTCCCAGGATGCTACCCTGCGTTTCCTCTGGGCTGCAGCTGCCAACTGCCCAGACTGGCACCTGCAGCAGGCCCTGCTGAGGGTCTGCCGGGCTCTGCTAGGCACGGGCGGGGGTGGTGGCCTGGCCGACTTGCTGCAGGCACTAGCCAGGCAGCTGGATGACCCTGATGGGCGCGACCACGCCCGCCTCTACTACATCCTCCTCTCCCACCTGGCGGGACCCAAGCTGGGGGCAGCCCTGGGCCCTTCTCTTGCCACAccggcagcggcagcggcggcggcggctacTTCTTCCCTGGTGGCTGAGAATCAGGGCTTCGCTGCCACCTTGATGGTTcaggaggctgcagctcccgTGCGACTGAGCGTGGGGCCGCGGGTGACACAGGGGCAGCTCCcagtgctgaggctgcaggtAGAGGCGCTGCAACCCGTGTATTCTTTGGAGCTGCGCTTCCGTGTGGAGGGGCAGCTCTACGGACCCCTGAAGGTGGTCCATGTGCCCTGTGTGCGCCCCAGCCACCCCACCAGCCTGCTGTTCCTGCCCCTGCAGCCCAAGCGGCCGGCCCCCGCACAGCTGGACGTCCGTGCCATGTACACCACACCCAGTGGCCTCACGTGCCACGCCCACCTGCCACCCCTGCCTGTGACCTTTGCGGACCTCTTCCTGCCTTTTCCCCAGCCCCCAGTGGGGTCTGAGCGGGCCTTCTTCGAGGAGCTCTGGGATGCCTGCCTGCCCAAGGGCGCCGAGAGCCGTGTGTGGTGTgccctggggctgcagggactgGACACTGTGGTGTCCCGGCACCTGGAGCCCTTCGTGGTGGTGGCCCAGCCCCCCAGCAGCTTCTGCGTGGCCATCCGTCTGCCCCCAGACTCATGCCTGTTGCTGCGGCTGGAGGCGCCGCAGTCAGACGGAGTACCTGTGGCCTTGCGTACCAACAACTGGGCCTTGCTGCCCCTGGCTGGGGATTACGTACGTGGCCTCTCAGCTGCAGGCTGAGTGACCTGCAGGCCCATGTCTGGGTGGGGCTGTGGACTGGCCCCGGGCTCTTTTTTCCCATAAAGCATGTGTGTGCCAGTGACCCTGAGGCATCTGCTTACTTTAAGGCTGTGGTCTGGAACATACCTGTCCACTGAGCCAGAAGGGTCTAGAATAAGCCCCAGGATCACCATGGTCGGTCCATGGAAACTTGCTGCCCAAGTGGGCTAGAACCCTCCGGAGCACCTGCCCAGGAGGCATGTGGAGCTTTCCAGGCAGGGCCTGACCTTGTCCAAGGCCccccagggaggaggctgggggacCCAGTGGTCTCCGGCCCAGGGGAGAGCCCACTGGCCTGGTTTTGCTCCCCAACAGGCTGGATGCTCAGGGCTCAGgcctgctgcagccaggaacccagcCCACGCACCTTCCATCTGCGTTGCTTCATATGTCCTCATAACAGCTCTGCCATGGGAGAGGGAACCTGGGCTGGCAGTGCTGGCATGCTGACCACCCGGGCGTGCAACGTGGAACCCCAAGGCGGGCCTCTGTAACCACATTCCTGGTAGGGCCCAGCCCCATGTAGCCTGGCCTGTCAGCTGTCAGCAGTGCTGCGTAGCAGGTGACTGGCTTACAGTGACCCTTCCTGGATGGGGTCGACCGGGAGGAGAACAGGGCATCAACACCTGTGGCTACCCCCGGTCAAGTCGGGGGGGGGGGCATTAATTTGCTCTGTCACCTGGCAGGCCATGGCCAAGCGGGGTTAGACCATCTTTGCTCCGATTCCAGAAGCTGGGTGGAAGGCTGCGGAAGTGCGCCCCCTGGAGGCAACCGTGGGAGCTGCCAAGTGCCAGAAGGAGTGTTtcctggggcagtgaaccagggggCTTGGCCTCCTGCCTTGGAAGGCCCCTGGATAGCTGGACCAACATCTCATGCAGAGTCTGCCAACAGAATATCCGGAGATGTGttggttttctctctgtgtgcagACGCACGGGATGTGGTGGTGACCATTGGCACCTTCATCAGTGCAGACCCCCTTCCCATTTGTCCATTGCTCCTCCAGGCTGCACACCACACCAGCGCCATGCCCACGTCCCCTTGTGGGGCCACATGACAGTGGCTCTGGGCTGTACACTGGGAGCATAGGTGAATGCTGGGGCTTGTGTGTGCTCTGCAACCTTCGAGGGAAGAGTCCACCCTGCATGAGAAGGTGTCACTCCATTCTACATGGCTGTAGTGGGGAGTCAGAGGTGCGTCCAGCTCACGGCCCCAGAGTCAGACTAGACCTGGAGGATGAGGCTGGGTCACATCAGTGGGGATCGGGGCCTTGCTGCATTGTCATGGCAGGCCAGTGGGCTCTGGCAACTGCCCCACGTTCCCCTACCTAGTCCAGCTGTCCCCTGAGCCCCTCGCCTCAGTCTGTTCTCACAGGTCCCGCCTCCAGGTTCTGCACATGCTAGGGACAGTGCAGGGCCAGGGGTCCCCTCTGCAGTGAGCAACGGGGCTACAGTGCACATCCGAGGCCCAGAGGAGCCTATGTGTGGGAGGGCACAGGCCCGCCTAAAGCCAGCTGGTTCTCTGAAACCGACACATCCTGCATTTGACTCCTCAGCCCCACTTTGGTGTGGACAACTTCTTTGTTCTATACCCATTAAGTGTCTTCCTGCCCTCAGAGAACTTCAGGGAGGTGACCCCAGCCTTGTTCCCGGACAGCCTGCGCCATCACAGCACCCGGCAGC
The sequence above is a segment of the Ochotona princeps isolate mOchPri1 chromosome 4, mOchPri1.hap1, whole genome shotgun sequence genome. Coding sequences within it:
- the AP5B1 gene encoding AP-5 complex subunit beta-1; protein product: MRPLSRDAWAQRLAAFRASPSAYMAGPQGEDLGRDLLNDLRNDKLSEQTKLSLLSLSLEYSAQLWPDAQTAEAAATSLLDTLMLLPPRPLALRRPLLLAATTALAAGGALGPASGASLRLLPLLLSLASGCDLGGSFCPALEQRSLQATACECLRELESCRPGLLRDSLGLLRGLLGREGPIQPLSLLLALALRHVLALPPQAGTWAGLQGLLTAPAAAAAAGSCPWNWTPVENSDFALQRHVPNWPPVAAEGAQGLELRPEESRELRAAVAQLLDTSYLLSPVAQAQLLWLLGWALRGLRGQLPALFKPQLARLLGAAPPVLLHAVLALKAAFGEALFTAQDEALLLRRLTLAAQHPALPLPTHLFYLQCLLNFPENWPLGPEGEEAAPLLLGPRLCRGLLPSPLHEPMALLARLHLLCLLCAEDQDEEEEGGQAQSLRCYLQELLAGLQRRAALEGGPRATATLCFQASYVAACCLAGQPAILTPLVHGLAQLYRARPVLAPHFVDLLDQVGRELGEPLKVALQQEVVSAPGRDAALGWHLQMLAKVVDRDSQDATLRFLWAAAANCPDWHLQQALLRVCRALLGTGGGGGLADLLQALARQLDDPDGRDHARLYYILLSHLAGPKLGAALGPSLATPAAAAAAAATSSLVAENQGFAATLMVQEAAAPVRLSVGPRVTQGQLPVLRLQVEALQPVYSLELRFRVEGQLYGPLKVVHVPCVRPSHPTSLLFLPLQPKRPAPAQLDVRAMYTTPSGLTCHAHLPPLPVTFADLFLPFPQPPVGSERAFFEELWDACLPKGAESRVWCALGLQGLDTVVSRHLEPFVVVAQPPSSFCVAIRLPPDSCLLLRLEAPQSDGVPVALRTNNWALLPLAGDYVRGLSAAG